Proteins encoded by one window of Salvia splendens isolate huo1 chromosome 7, SspV2, whole genome shotgun sequence:
- the LOC121811301 gene encoding uncharacterized protein LOC121811301 produces the protein MGFVAELCYLLWRKKRSVRSRSAKIENLEKFSFPLCWKNSDSVGGGSSRELTNSIRSQFEQEDVEAGLNKSDSEAKGYGEEGVESELMRLHNLCGPPRFLFTIKEESSREDLESEDGKSRISNSMSFGIGSPIPSPAFRASNLWTGEAMTEAELNRLRSSPPPTFKFLKDAEDKFMRKQEAERRSSSQEKEVDDVPFVKLSKAAAVQVMPLPINP, from the coding sequence ATGGGGTTTGTTGCAGAGCTTTGTTATCTGCTATGGCGGAAGAAGAGATCAGTGCGTTCACGCAGCGCCAAAATCGAAAATCTGGAGAAATTCTCGTTTCCCCTGTGTTGGAAGAATTCGGATTCTGTCGGCGGCGGCAGCAGCAGAGAGCTTACGAATTCAATCAGAAGCCAGTTCGAACAAGAAGACGTCGAAGCAGGGCTGAACAAATCGGATTCGGAGGCGAAGGGTTACGGCGAGGAAGGGGTGGAATCGGAGTTGATGAGATTGCACAACCTGTGCGGACCGCCGCGATTCCTGTTCACGATCAAAGAGGAAAGCAGCAGGGAGGATTTGGAATCGGAGGATGGGAAATCGAGAATCAGCAACAGCATGAGCTTCGGCATCGGCAGCCCTATCCCGTCGCCGGCGTTTAGGGCTTCCAATTTGTGGACCGGCGAGGCGATGACGGAGGCGGAGCTGAACAGATTGCGATCCTCGCCGCCTCCGACGTTCAAGTTCTTAAAGGATGCAGAGGATAAATTTATGAGGAAGCAGGAAGCGGAGAGGAGGAGTAGTAGTCAAGAGAAGGAAGTCGATGATGTTCCTTTTGTTAAGCTTAGCAAAGCGGCGGCGGTGCAGGTGATGCCGCTGCCGATAAATCCCTAG